A genomic segment from Rhizoctonia solani chromosome 11, complete sequence encodes:
- a CDS encoding GTP-binding protein, protein MTITPNKDFKFSRQRVKRWDPRNTSSPPQLVRKRVLLNSTLVPTSNMQTGPLPSPEQNERIQIVNEDKEFTKELNQQITRWGLGDAGFGYNLVSVFGSQSTGKSTLLNRVFGTTFDVMNETQRRQTTKGIWMCRGQNMNVMVMDVEGTDGRERGEDQDFERKSALFSLASSEVLIVNLWEHQVGLYQGANMGLLKTVFEVNLSLFGKSGSSQKTMLLFVIRDHIGATPLANLSATLQADMQKIWDALAKACLGNALLTDYFDLTFTTLPHKLLQPDKFEEDVVKLRTRFTDRTKEDFVFKPAYHKRIPADGVAHYMEGIWEQVQTNKDLDLPTQQELLAQFRCDEIAAVAIGEFDTESKSTRRPIESGKVVEGLGKMMGSWKGNALARFDRDASRYHAGVYQRKRADLLIQLDTKLGPLFLGQVKNLHRTSLSLFKKEVLDGVKVEGYSFAEVVGGAREKWEGRFREGAAEALLPETDWSYDEELASLQQEFGTVADQLRADETKKMINSIERSVKRNIAEPVALHLNKPRMDMWDKLLKEFKEMLDKAEKTYIVKAKSFNTTDEENETALAALRKRTWLAFRAKVDEQTADNVLMGILRTHFEEKFRYDAAGVPRVWRPDDDIDGAFRMARDDTLKYIPVYAKIQPQNSELEFSLPSDTDSDTLTTDQEFDFAASLVVLPATKQAEFNARFRRDADAYYVEAKRSTVSSIAQIPVWMYGVLVILGWNEAMFILFNPLYFALLVMALASAWIVFQLNMAGPLLAVLRTVSGEVQRQATDRLREHFREPVAVQNGKPHMSRQSTAVRTGSYNSTRTQSYNGTPTTEKAEFTELQEM, encoded by the exons ATGACGATCACCCCCAACAAGGACTTCAAGTTCTCGAGGCAACGTGTCAAGCGCTGGGATCCACGGAACACATCCTCGCCTCCACAACTCGTCAGAAAACGCGTTCTCCTGAACTCGACTCTCGTCCCCACCTCAAACATGCAGACTGGCCCCCTACCTTCGCCTGAACAGAATGAACGAATTCAGATTGTGAATGAAGATAAAGAATTCAC AAAGGAGCTGAACCAGCAGATAACGCGATGGGGCCTCGGAGATGCAGGATTCGGGTACAATCTCGTATCAGTCTTTGGGTCTCAATCGACTGGAAAATCGACGCTCTTGAATCGTGTATTTGGGACCACTTTTGACGTCATGAACGAGACACAACGAAGACAGACGACCAAAG GGATTTGGATGTGCCGAGGTCAGAATATGAACGTGATGGTCATGGACGTCGAGGGGACCGATGGTCGAGAACGcggagaagatcaagattTCGAGCGCAAATCCGCCCTGTTCTCGCTCGCTTCTTCCGAGGTACTTATTGTCAATTTGTGGGAGCATCAGGTTGGGTTGTACCAGG GCGCAAATATGGGTCTTCTCAAGACCGTATTCGAGGTCAATCTGAGCTTATTTGGCAAATCTGG GTCATCACAAAAAACAATGCTCCTCTTCGTCATCCGTGACCACATTGGTGCAACTCCACTTGCTAATCTTTCAGCAACCCTGCAAGCTGACATGCAAAAGATCTGGGATGCCCTTGCCAAGGCAT GCCTTGGTAATGCCCTCCTCACAGACTACTTCGATCTTACCTTTACTACTCTCCCACACAAACTCTTACAACCCGACAAATTCGAAGAAGATGTCGTCAAACTGCGAACGCGCTTCACAGACCGAACCAAGGAGGATTTTGTATTCAAACCTGCATATCACAAACGTATCCCAGCTGATGGCGTGGCGCATTACATGGAAGGTATCTGG gaacaagttcaaacgaACAAAGATCTTGATCTTCCCACTCAACAAGAACTCTTGGCCCAATTCCG ATGTGATGAAATCGCCGCTGTAGCAATTGGTGAATTCGATACCGAATCTAAGTCGACTCGCCGCCCGATCGAAAGTGGCAAGGTTGTCGAAGGATTGGGTAAAATGATGGGGAGTTGGAAAGGGAACGCTTTGG CCCGATTCGATCGCGATGCCTCTCGATACCATGCTGGTGTATATCAGCGCAAACGGGCGGACCTTCTCATCCAACTCGATACCAAGCTTGGTCCGTTGTTCCTGGGTCAAGTTAAGAACTTGCACAGGACCAGCCTAA GCTTATTCAAGAAAGAAGTATTGGATGGTGTCAAGGTCGAGGGATACAGCTTTGCAGAAGTCGTGGGAGGGGCCCGGGAGAAATGGGAAGGGAGGTTCAGGGAAGGGGCTGCTG AGGCCTTGCTTCCCGAGACCGACTGGTCCTACGACGAGGAACTTGCATCACTTCAGCAAGAATTCGGCACTGTCGCCGATCAGCTGAGAGCGGATGAGACGAAGAAGATGATTAATTCAATCGAG AGGTCCGTCAAGAGGAATATCGCTGAGCCAGTTGCGCTGCACCTCAACAAACCGAGAATGGATATGTGGGACAAACTGCTCAAGGAATTTAAGGAAATGCTGGACAAGGCGGAAAAAACGTACATTGTCAAGGCCAAGA GCTTTAATACCACTGACGAAGAAAACGAGACTGCCCTCGCTGCCCTTCGCAAGCGCACCTGGCTCGCCTTCCGCGCCAAAGTGGATGAGCAAACTGCGGACAATGTTCTCATGGGCATACTTCGTACGCACTTCGAGGAGAAGTTCAGATATGACGCAGCTGGCGTTCCGCGAGTTTGGAGACCAGACGACGATATCGACGGAGCATTCCGAATGGCACGAGATGAT ACCTTGAAATACATCCCTGTTTATGCTAAAATCCAACCTCAAAATTCTGAACTCGAGTTCTCTCTGCCATCAGATACTGATAGTGACACACTTACAACCGACCAAGAATTCGACTTTGCGGCATCCCTCGTCGTGCTTCCGGCAACGAAGCAAGCTGAATTCAACGCCCGATTTAGGCGAGACGCGGACGCCTACTACGTCGAAGCCAAGCGAAGCACGGTCTCATCCATTGCACAGATTCCTGTGTGGATGTACGGCGTTCTCGTCATCCTCGGCTGGAACGAGGCGATGTTTATTCTTTTCAACCCGCTCTATTTTGCATTGCTTGTCATGGCACTCGCATCAGCATGGATTGTATTCCAGCTGAATATGGCGGGGCCTTTGTTGGCTGTTTTGCGAACCGTTAGTGGAGAG GTTCAACGACAAGCAACCGACCGCCTGCGAGAACACTTCCGAGAGCCCGTCGCTGTCCAAAACGGCAAGCCTCACATGTCCCGCCAAAGCACCGCCGTCAGGACGGGATCATACAACTCGACCCGAACCCAGTCTTACAACGGCACCCCGACCACGGAGAAGGCGGAATTCACAGAACTGCAGGAGATGTAG